From Thunnus albacares chromosome 22, fThuAlb1.1, whole genome shotgun sequence, the proteins below share one genomic window:
- the LOC122974041 gene encoding leucine-rich repeat and fibronectin type-III domain-containing protein 4 gives MPVPPPLNPRRQKHLPHTHLHPEQRAKRSTFPSFFPPSILSFSFLPPLLVSSLSSSSHLVHCACPRATKRTLPDSVPFPAFHWLTLVTCCLLPSLIGAGETWGVVSACPFHCVCRNLSESLSTLCADKGLLFVPPHVDRRTVELRLADNFITEVGGQDFVNMTGLVDLTLSRNTIHLIRPMAFADLESLRSLHLDGNRLTTLGPRDLAGLVNLQHLIINNNQLVKVSAQAFDDFLLTLEDLDLSYNNLRRVPWESIQNMASLHTLNLDHNLIDHIAEGVFGELYKLARLDMTSNRLRTLPPDPLFARSQTGAISPTPYNAVISLNFGGNPLHCNCELLWLRRLIRGDDMETCATPPHLAGRYFWSIPEEEFTCEPPLITRHTHKLWVLEGQRATLKCRSIGDPEPVVHWVSPDDRIIANSSRTSSFSNGTLDILVTVARDDGAYTCIAINAAGEATATVDLKIIPLPHRGGAGGNTGNNNVNTKNNRNITNGILRTDPGSSDISTGKNGGINNGAGRGGEVEDGRRGGGEDNEGDSGRASEAERADGGSMEDDEGDDEEGRMVGVQGVTSTSAQVRWDLGRLSAGYVVWMYQIQYNCTADETLIYRILPSTSDRFLLKNLVSGVDYNLCVLAIFDDTITSLAATKVLGCTTFSTKDVYPACRSLQAHFLGGTLTILVGGVVVVTLLVFTVALMVRHRVCNHGDHIICHNSNAEAGGGACCQGGGVGGGDKGGNSSGCYQSNGSGDMMMVVLPNGLPSKRGEKDKDKDKKKEAADSASSLPPKLPPKPRPKPKVNLEQFLSAGGVVSTMTGTGGEMALVVRQRKLEKAPPYTPESDRTPLYYSPSPPSTLPRQSRSRERPRPRLERELTNRASFSLAAPLRDSDLLDWRITPRGRDKWNSSQAYQSPVSPLNPASGTVSKRRHSLDMGSSVALATDAAATVAKRYGAVSYAKRLSVIWTRRSQSLHGMLVQCASTTSTASSTTSDETENGRGFGGQCEFQQGYIHAYNTTNSNSNTGITTGKGSSVKDKGREKGKDGRSAEELEESVV, from the exons ATGCCTGTCCCCCCACCCCTCAATCCCCGCAGACAAAAACACCTgccccacacacacctccacccCGAACAAAGGGCAAAACGTTCCACCTTCCCCTCCttcttccctccatccatcctctctttctcttttcttcccccTCTCCTCGTCTCATCTTTGTCCTCCTCATCCCATCTCGTCCACTGCGCCTGCCCCAGAGCTACAAAAAGAACGCTTCCCGACTCTGTCCCTTTTCCAGCTTTTCACTGGCTGACTCTGGTCACATGCTGCCTGCTGCCTTCTCTGATTGGAGCAGGGGAGACGTGGGGCGTGGTCTCAGCCTGTCCCTTCCACTGCGTGTGTCGAAACCTTTCAGAGTCGCTCAGCACGCTCTGCGCCGACAAGGGCCTCCTGTTCGTCCCCCCGCACGTTGACCGGCGCACTGTCGAGCTGCGACTGGCTGACAACTTCATCACGGAGGTGGGAGGTCAAGACTTTGTCAACATGACTGGATTGGTTGATTTGACTCTGTCAAGAAACACCATCCACCTGATCCGACCGATGGCCTTTGCTGACCTGGAGAGTCTGCGATCTTTGCATCTGGATG GTAATCGCTTGACAACACTTGGACCCAGGGACCTTGCAGGTTTGGTGAATCTGCAGCACCTGATCATCAACAACAACCAGCTGGTCAAAGTCTCTGCCCAGGCCTTTGATGACTTTTTGCTCACATTAGAGGACCTCGACCTGTCATATAATAACCTCAGAAG GGTACCATGGGAGTCCATTCAGAACATGGCCAGTCTGCACACACTGAACCTGGATCATAACCTGATAGACCATATAGCGGAAGGAGTCTTTGGAGAGCTCTATAAGCTTGCAAGGCTGGATATGACCTCCAACAGGCTCCGAACCCTGCCTCCTGATCCCCTCTTTGCAAG GTCGCAGACAGGTGCAATAAGCCCCACCCCCTACAACGCTGTCATAAGCCTGAATTTTGGGGGTAACCCACTGCACTGCAATTGTGAACTGCTATGGTTACGGCGGCTTATCCGTGGAGACGACATGGAGACCTGTGCCACACCTCCTCACCTGGCTGGAAG GTATTTCTGGTCAATTCCTGAGGAGGAGTTTACTTGTGAACCACCTCTCATCACCCGTCACACCCACAAGCTGTGGGTCTTGGAGGGCCAGCGAGCTACGCTGAAGTGCCGTTCCATCGGCGACCCCGAGCCAGTAGTACACTGGGTTTCACCAGATGACCGCATCATTGCAAACTCATCCCGGACCAGCTCCTTCAGCAATGGGACCTTGGATATCTTAGTAACGGTTGCCCGGGATGACGGGGCATACACATGTATCGCAATAAATGCAGCGGGTGAAGCAACTGCAACTGTGGACCTCAAAATAATCCCCCTGCCTCACCGGGGCGGAGCAGGTGGAAACACAGGGAATAACAATGTGAACACCAAGAACAACAGGAACATAACCAATGGGATTTTAAGGACCGATCCGGGCTCCTCAGATATCAGCACGGGGAAAAACGGAGGAATTAACAATGGCGCAGGACgtggaggagaggtggaggatgGGAGAAGAGGTGGAGGGGAGGACAACGAGGGCGACAGCGGCAGAGCCTCTGAGGCAGAGAGGGCTGATGGAGGGAGCATGGAGGACGACGAGGGGGACGATGAGGAAGGGAGGATGGTTGGAGTACAAGGTGTTACATCAACCTCGGCTCAGGTCCGATGGGATTTGGGGCGTTTGTCTGCAGGTTACGTTGTCTGGATGTATCAGATACAGTACAACTGCACCGCCGACGAAACCCTCATCTACAG AATTCTGCCATCCACCAGTGACCGTTTCCTGTTGAAGAACTTGGTTTCGGGAGTGGACTATAACTTGTGCGTACTGGCCATTTTTGATGACACAATCACGTCATTAGCAGCGACAAAGGTCCTGGGCTGTACCACGTTCTCCACCAAGGATGTTTACCCGGCGTGCCGCTCTCTCCAAGCCCACTTCCTGGGAGGGACGCTCACCATTTTGGTTGGCGGCGTTGTCGTGGTCACCCTACTCGTGTTCACTGTGGCGCTAATGGTTCGCCACCGTGTGTGCAACCATGGCGACCACATTATATGTCACAACAGCAACGCTGAGGCAGGAGGTGGGGCCTGCTGTCAGGGAGGAGGTGTAGGGGGCGGGGACAAAGGTGGCAACAGTAGTGGATGCTACCAATCAAATGGTTCCGGGGACATGATGATGGTGGTCCTACCCAATGGTCTCCCTTCCAAGAGAGgggagaaagacaaagacaaggaCAAGAAGAAGGAAGCGGCCGATTCTGCTTCCTCTCTGCCCCCGAAACTCCCTCCAAAGCCCAGGCCCAAGCCTAAAGTCAACCTGGAGCAGTTTCTTTCAGCTGGGGGGGTGGTTTCTACAATGACTGGGACAGGAGGGGAGATGGCTTTGGTGGTGAGACAGAGGAAGCTGGAGAAGGCGCCACCATACACCCCAGAAAGTGACAGAACTCCCCTCTACTACTCCCCTTCCCCTCCATCCACCCTGCCCCGTCAGTCTCGCTCCAGGGAACGCCCAAGACCCCGTCTGGAGCGAGAACTGACCAATCGTGCCAGTTTCTCTCTGGCTGCACCCCTGAGAGACTCAGATCTGTTGGACTGGAGAATCACTCCCCGAGGCAGGGACAAATGGAACTCCTCTCAGGCTTATCAGAGCCCTGTATCCCCTCTAAATCCTGCCAGCGGGACCGTTAGTAAACGGCGGCACTCGCTGGATATGGGCTCCTCTGTCGCCTTAGCAACTGATGCAGCGGCGACTGTTGCCAAGCGCTATGGTGCTGTCAGTTACGCCAAGCGGCTGAGCGTGATCTGGACGAGGCGGAGCCAGTCACTTCATGGAATGCTAGTGCAGTGTGCATCGACGACAAGCACAGCGTCCTCGACAACCAGTGACGAGACCGAAAACGGCAGGGGATTTGGAGGGCAGTGTGAGTTCCAACAGGGATACATCCATGCTTACAACACCACCAACTCCAACTCTAACACCGGGATCACTACTGGGAAGGGGAGCAGTGTAAAAGACAAGGGGAGGGAGAAGGGAAAGGACGGAAGGAGTGCTGAAGAACTGGAGGAAAGTGTTGTGTAG